GTAGTTCGAAAAATGACACGTAGGTGCAGTCATCTACACCCGGCGCGGACAAACCCTCCAGGCGCATTCGACCGCCCCTTGATTCCCGGGAATCCTTATTGTTGCCACATTTTTGTGAAGCTCCTGTAAGGGAGAAAGtccgttccggtccaaaggaccgatcgctgcggtAACAGGGAGGTCATTGGTTagttaaaggtgccaataactcaccttgtgtAGTACAGGTGTTCCTGACCTGAATTTAAGCCAAAGGGAGTTAAATTCTGGGACCTGCGAATCCAGGTGTTGTCGTCTTTGGAACACTACATCATTACGTACATAGACCACAAGACCTCTATGGGAAATAAAAAGGGATAGAGTGTGATACCCAGGGATGTGGAAATCCTGTGGATCAGAATCCTCAGAGTAAGAACATCAGGTCGATGGAAGTGGATATGCGAAAACACAGGAAAGAAATTTACCCTCAGCCCTCGAGAGAAGTCGGAGGgttacatagtccgacgacgaagaagcttgtgacccactgctgtctatattCGCATAACactttgcaacatattcagctTTTCAACCATACTCCCGTAATGACGTTAGGCCAGAGCATGATTGAATATGCTttcactccatgcaccggttaaaCCTCAccaacaccgaccgatgatggaggcggttctggcaaaccgacaAGACCAGGAtacggggttcttttcaattctGGCACGTACCAGAAGCATTCGGTGAAGGCActtcgggatgtgcctctcccatgacaaaaaaaggacgaacacgtactcccagccggtacgtacaaccggttgccatggggTTGTCCTCATACTTAtttcttgtaatttttttcttttgtctaCCATGTCACCACATGTTGCATGGATCACAATGGTGATGTGTATGCAGCATTCTTCatttcagttgttgttgttgtagccacatgtctatatatggaggtggcgatactcatctagctcctataggtgagcaagctcgttccggtccaaagaaccgatcgccgcgggaacatcatggccaatggttatttaaaggcgccaacaactcgAGATGTCGTATTGagaatcataggcactcagtatttatgcaagaaacGGTGCCACCCGgcgtctcactgagactctccgctccataccgctgattgtccgcgactgcaattgcagctactccgtatggagcattccactatccgcaacctgtggacgcccggaagctcgcagctaagcaactcgtgataacaatgaacaccacaccgatcttagctcaaagttccagcctgtatggtgctcatagttatcccgtgccatTTCAGCAAACCTATGGAACGCATAGTAGAAGTTTCTGGCACCAAACTATGGATTTTGTAGCTCTCACCaaaattagacaaaatttttccaCTTAACAATTATCGGGAAAAGAAGTATGGTAGAGTTCAAAACAGTTAAGTTAGAGGAGTGCTGTCTACAACTTTGCGACGTCAAGCTTTTGTAGAGGAGTGCTGTCTACAACTTTGCGACGTCAAGCTTTTGTAATGTATAAGATCTTATGGATCACGATGTATTTAGAAGGGCTCGAAATTTTACTGGCAAGTCCAACAATTCAGCACAATTtttattatagaaaaaaaaaccggACGCTCTCTAAAGGACATCGTAACAGACTAGTCACATGAATTTTCATGAGACATGAGGACTTGTTCGTTCATAATGTCGCTTAAAATATCATGCATGATTTTCGcgacaactatatgaaaatgtcGTCAACGATTTGTGTGGGCTTTGGGCTATATGTCTTCAACGATTTAACATGGTCATACACCCTGCTTTTAAGACGTCTTGACGACGCGGCCTGCTGGGATATTATAAACCTAAAGCCACTTATAtattcaatatagctgctaagggTTGCCAGGCATTACTAGTTACTTAGTATAGGGGCGAAATAAGATAAACATACCGGGCGTCAATCATGGCGAACAAAATTTACCACTGTTTCTGTTTCTTTATTTCCTCATAACCTTAAGTTTTTTTAACCACTTATTACTGTTGTTTTTCtttggtaaatttttcaaaatttattttttttaacatttaattTTAGTTGATTCCTTAGACCCCCATGTAAATGAAGAAAGCGAAGCAACGGAAGAAGAAGAATACACACAAATAGAGGCTCCTCATATTAGAGACGAATTATAATTGTTTTGCGGTATTAGAAAGTAGGATTAGTAGAAAAATAGCAGGCCCATATGCACTTCATTCCACATTAATGCATCAAGCTACTACCATAAGTTACAAAAGCTGTGTTAATCATTTAAGTTTTCAACAAAAAGACACATTTTTAAGCCAATTAAAGCGGAAGCATTAAGCAATAACAACAGGTATAATATTTATAAGTAAACattcatttaaataaataaattagttAGAACTGTTTGTTTCCCTTCTTTATCATTTAAAATTCTATTGCTCTTTAAATAActctaaattttctaaaattttaggGTTTTGTTCAACACTACCACCAACAAAGCTGCCAAAGACTTTTTCCTCTTCCTCTTGTATGGGGATATGTTCTTGTTCCACATCGTTATCATCATTATCTGCATCGCTTTCATTTTCATCATTGCAGTAGTTGGCCAAGGTGCTATCGAATGTTTTAAATGCGATCTCGAGTTCATTATTTTGAATATtcatacatttttcattttcatgagTTTCAttaataacattttcttttaaaacgCTTTCAGAAGCGTGAATGGAATTGTTTATAGTAGGTTCTGGGATGTGCACATGGCTGATCGATCCATTATCCGACTGAGACTTGTTATTATCGCCATATAATTCCCTCAAAGTAGTTCGGGTTAGATTAAATTGTCTCCATCTAAAACCTTCATTTTTCCGCTTTTCTTCAGCCATCTTTATTCGTTCAAGCTGTCGTGCCGCATGTATTAATTCTTCTTGTTCAGTTCTTGGTATCATACCAGTCTCCGCCACCACACTGCTGCGTTTTGAAGACCAAGCTGAGGAAATTGATTTACGAGAACGCCTTATGATTTGTCGACATTTATTTGTGATACCCCCCACAATTTCAGATATTAATGCTATAGCACCAATGGCATAACCAATACCCATTAGCAAAAACATGCCTTCCGTATCGGCTGTGGTCAATTGACGTTCCTCTTGGATGCTCTCACGTAATGGTGACGATGAGCTGGCCTGCAAAAGTTTGCCTCCTGAAGTTCTTTGCATATCCCATTTCACTTCATTCTCGATCTTATTTAGTAGCCCAGCTTGTTGAGCTAATAGTATAagtgaattaattttttgtttatacacCGAATTTTTAGGAAACATATATCCAACGTAGAACAAAGCAAAGCATTCCTCGCTTAAATGTAGAGCAGAACGTCGAGAGATATTTCTGTATGGAATATAACACAAaggaaaagaaagtaaattgaaatgaaaagaaaaaatgtacgTCAATAATGCAATGGAATTTGGCTGGAACCGGTAAGTGGTAAGTGTTTTAAGTGTACTATACTAAAAAGAAATTATATTAATCGTCGTCAAATTCAAATTCCTGTTcatcgcaattcttatgcgatttggctgacattttgcacaatgaattctacattggtctccaacagccaaaccaagtatggccccaatcggttgataacttggTTGAGttaaaatagcatagcaattcttatccaaagaacttgaaaaatgcggtCCATGCtggaggatatataaaatttggcccagccgaacttaccacgcttttacttgttgttatgtATATAAGAATATTAAAACTTActcatttgaaaaatttgattGCACCAAATACTTCAATTGAGCTCTGGAGCCAAGAAACGCATAATTCCAAAAGAAACTTTGAGTAACATTGCCGATGCCCTCATTCACCGATGAAACATATTccattttttgaaataaacgTGATGTAGCTTCATGAGAAGAGTTTTGAAACCAAGTTTCCCAGCCTCCGTTGTCTATGcatagtgaaaaaaaaattaataagcaATTTGGCTTTAAATACTCACCATCTCACCTATGGTTCCAACACGGAAAAATAAGCCCAACAAATCCATGACAGAATCAACGGTATCTGGAAAGGCTGGTAGCGTAACAAAAGCTATTATCGAACCTGTGTAACACGCCGTAATTATTATGGTAAACAGCCAATATGAGCCAATAAGAATCCTAGTGGAAACCTTCTGTGTGTTGCCCCACGCATAGCGTCCCGAAAAGGTTAAAGAGTTGGTAAACATGCCGAAAACATACCAGAACATATTCTCAAGTTCTCCCCAATTGCCAAGTAAATGTTTTAAAGTTAGGCGATCGGTGAAGACAATAGGAAATACGCCACCCAAATAGATGCAAATCAAAGCAACCCATACAGGCCATTGAAATGGACCCATTATTGCCCTGTATCTGTAAAGAAGAAACTCAATTTTTGGTTTGTACTAAATCGATTAAATCTCTCCAATTACTTTGGCAGCGCCTTGGATGCCAAGGTTATAAATGTTGCACAGTCTTTGGAATGACCCACAGAAAATTCTACATTGTCCATTCTATCCGGTGATATATAGACACCGCTCATTCCAATATCCGCTAAGCGTGTTGATATGCTGTCTTCGAGCAGGGCTAAGGGTCTAGAAAAGAATAGTTTATGTTAGTTTTTTACTATGCTTGCTGGTCTTTTATTATTGCACCTTTCCTGAACTTGATACATCTCGGGCACATCTCGTATATCTATTGAAAAGTTAAGTTTCTCGCCAACCATTTGTAACAAACGATACTCAATACCATCCCAATGGACTTGGACGACGCCACTAAAGTCCAATGTTTTTATACGAAATATGTATGGTGGTTGGTTAAGAGCTATTATCTGAAAACGGTGTCCGGCGAATCCATTTCCAAATTTCTTTGGATAGAGATTGATGTGCGGTCTCGTTAGTCCGCCATTTaaccaagaagtcaaaactatGGGTTTGTTGGAACCCAAGCCGTCTGCATATAGTTTGTGGGTGTATAGAACGTACGGTCGCTCCTGTAAAGAAATAACAAACTAATATAAATAATACTGGTAAAATGAGTTATATAAAACAAGTGAATAGGTATAAAGTTAGGCCGTGCCGATGTGTTTTGAACCCACCACCTTTGGATGTACAGGGATGCGAAGAACAACTTTCCTCCTCGACCTGTTACACTCGAGATGTTTGATTACGAAAAGTGAATAAGGTCCTTATACCAGGGTCCGAGATTGACAGACGCTTCCGTGCTATAGCCATAAATTACGCTTATATTTGTTGCCTACCCTATTGATTTCTAGATTCAGTTCCCTGATGTTGcaactttgtaaaaaaaatatttttatagaaaacaagctgaaccgggcccgttcccagagacttggtcccgaAGGTGggaatcaatttcgtgctcttctcccaaataccttttatttaaactccatattgccatggtcggtaaatatgtatgtccgatttttgGTTTAGCCGTTATTCCGTttctaacacttcgaaataattgtctaagacccaatagccatgtccgtccgtccgtccggctgtcaaaatcacgatagcggtcgaacgcgtaaagctagacttcttgagcccatgttatgttctgttatgactttcaacaactgtggcaagtacggtccaaatcggtctggtttttactggtttgacagaagtttggtatgtggaataaaattttccctttagctaaattt
The Stomoxys calcitrans chromosome 3, idStoCalc2.1, whole genome shotgun sequence genome window above contains:
- the LOC106084810 gene encoding ionotropic receptor 21a; amino-acid sequence: MLAAMQIASVSIIFISLFGTSNQSESSIPSEDSSPKCMSDKIIKRFQLNPEIYKSCEQLASSHNSSETYVRIPRRVEPIFRGKPKPHAEVLAGKFHLNTNNEQTNSLVALVNKIATEYLRKCPPVIYYDSFVEKSDSLLLELLFKTFPFTYYHGEISSRYEARNKNLKLSNDANCMSFILFLSDPLMTRSIIGPQTENRVLVVSRSTQWKLKDFLSSDKSSDIVNLLVVGQSLSGDPAKERPYVLYTHKLYADGLGSNKPIVLTSWLNGGLTRPHINLYPKKFGNGFAGHRFQIIALNQPPYIFRIKTLDFSGVVQVHWDGIEYRLLQMVGEKLNFSIDIRDVPEMYQVQERPLALLEDSISTRLADIGMSGVYISPDRMDNVEFSVGHSKDCATFITLASKALPKYRAIMGPFQWPVWVALICIYLGGVFPIVFTDRLTLKHLLGNWGELENMFWYVFGMFTNSLTFSGRYAWGNTQKVSTRILIGSYWLFTIIITACYTGSIIAFVTLPAFPDTVDSVMDLLGLFFRVGTIDNGGWETWFQNSSHEATSRLFQKMEYVSSVNEGIGNVTQSFFWNYAFLGSRAQLKYLVQSNFSNENISRRSALHLSEECFALFYVGYMFPKNSVYKQKINSLILLAQQAGLLNKIENEVKWDMQRTSGGKLLQASSSSPLRESIQEERQLTTADTEGMFLLMGIGYAIGAIALISEIVGGITNKCRQIIRRSRKSISSAWSSKRSSVVAETGMIPRTEQEELIHAARQLERIKMAEEKRKNEGFRWRQFNLTRTTLRELYGDNNKSQSDNGSISHVHIPEPTINNSIHASESVLKENVINETHENEKCMNIQNNELEIAFKTFDSTLANYCNDENESDADNDDNDVEQEHIPIQEEEEKVFGSFVGGSVEQNPKILENLELFKEQ